A genomic stretch from Bradyrhizobium sp. 195 includes:
- a CDS encoding enoyl-CoA hydratase-related protein → MTASPVLWSLDERGVATVTLNRPEVNNAYDGALIAGVLAAMDDLATKPALRVVVLKGNGKHFQAGADLKWINGVRPQSAEANEAASRATFEAVQRLNTLPIPTVALVQGGCFGGGTGVIAACDVVIAADNALFSITEVRWGLTAAIIIPQLCDAIGVRQVRRYALTGERFGAEDARRIGLVHEVVPLAELEAAGRKVVEQLLANGPDAMAETKRLALESSFGGMAVDDAAYTRLVHLHSLKRQSAEAAEGLASFAEKRAGNWGTKS, encoded by the coding sequence ATGACTGCCAGCCCCGTCCTGTGGAGCCTTGATGAGCGTGGGGTTGCGACCGTCACGTTGAACCGGCCGGAGGTCAACAACGCCTATGACGGCGCGCTGATCGCGGGGGTGCTCGCGGCCATGGACGATCTTGCCACGAAGCCGGCCTTGCGCGTCGTCGTGCTCAAGGGTAACGGCAAGCATTTCCAGGCCGGCGCCGACCTGAAATGGATCAACGGCGTGCGCCCGCAATCGGCTGAAGCCAACGAAGCGGCCTCGCGTGCGACGTTCGAGGCCGTGCAGCGGCTCAATACGCTGCCGATCCCGACGGTCGCCCTGGTGCAAGGTGGCTGTTTTGGCGGCGGCACCGGCGTAATCGCGGCCTGCGATGTCGTGATCGCCGCGGACAACGCGCTGTTCTCCATCACCGAAGTGCGTTGGGGCCTGACGGCGGCGATCATCATCCCGCAGCTCTGCGACGCCATCGGCGTGCGGCAGGTTCGCCGCTACGCGCTGACCGGCGAACGCTTTGGTGCCGAGGACGCCCGCCGCATCGGTCTCGTCCACGAGGTGGTGCCGCTTGCCGAACTCGAAGCCGCAGGCCGCAAGGTGGTCGAGCAATTGCTCGCCAATGGACCAGACGCGATGGCCGAGACCAAACGCCTCGCGCTGGAGAGTTCGTTCGGCGGCATGGCGGTGGACGATGCCGCCTACACGCGGCTGGTGCACCTGCACTCACTCAAGCGCCAGAGCGCGGAGGCCGCGGAAGGGCTCGCCTCGTTCGCCGAGAAGCGGGCCGGGAATTGGGGTACGAAAAGCTGA